In Deltaproteobacteria bacterium, the DNA window AGGTTATTTTTTCCGTAACCCAGAAAAAGAATTAGGGGCTTTCTTTCCAGGGCGGCGTCCTCGTTCACTCTGAAGGTGTTGGGGGTTCGGGAAGCCGTTCGCGCGGAAGAATTATGCGGAAGGTGGTGCCCTGCCCCGGTTCGGATTCCAGATCTATGCGCCCGCCGTGCTCGGTGACGATCTTCTTGGTCATGAGAAGACCAAGCCCCGTGCCGCCCGAACCCTTGGTGGTGAAAAAATTGGTGAAGACCTTTTTCTTCACCTCGTAGTCCATCCCAGTGCCGTCGTCAGTGACCTCGTAGACGATGGCCCCGTCCTGCTCGAAGGTTTTGACGGTCACGCCGCACTGTGGCTTGTCGCTCATGCGGCAGGCGTCTATGGCGTTTCCCACGAGGTTCGTGAGGCACTCGTGCATTCCCTCGTAATCCAGGTTGGCCGGTTTCACCCCTCCGTCGGCCTCGTGGGTGAGGGAAATTCCAAGCTCGCGGGCCCTGGTGGCGTACATTTCCACAACCTCCGAGGCCACCGCCGCCGGGTCCCCCTCTTTCACCCTGATCTGCCTGCCCTTGGAAAAACTCAGGAACTCCTTTACGAAAAGCGCGATCCTCTCCACGTTCCTGGTGAGCATGTCAAGGCCCTGGGCCAGCCGGTCGGCCTTTCCGTTCTTCAGGCCCGAAGTCAGCATGTACATGCCGCCCTCAAGCCCGGTGATGAGGTTCTTCACCCCGTGGGCAAGGCCCGCCACTGTCTGGCCCACGGCTGCAAGGCGCTCTGCGTCCAGTTTCTCCTTTTCCAGCTGCTTTACCTTGCGCAGGTCCTGGACCGAGAAGGCCAGGCCAAGGAGCCTGTCCCCCACCTCCAGGCGCATTCCCACTAGGCGCACTGAAACCTGCTCGCCGTCCAGGGTGGTTACGGTGACGTCCGGGTGGTAGACGTAGGCCGGGGCCTTGGCCACCCAGTCGGGAAAGCCTTCGGGAAACATGGCGTAAAGCTCGGCGCGGGTGACGGTGCGGCCGTCGGGCACGTTGAAAATGCCGCGCGCAGCCGGATTGAATATGGTGACCCTCTCGTGATCCACGGCGATGATTCCGTCGATGGACGTGGCGATCATGGTCTCCATCATGGTGTAGGCTATGGTGAGCTCGTCCTCCAGCCGGAGCGTCTGGGTGATGTCCACGCCCATTTCCATGACGTACTCGAAATTGTCAGTGACCAAACCCAGGGGGACCGTGGTGACCAGAAGGTCCATCTTCTGGCCTGAGATGTTTCGCACCACCGAGTGGGCGGTGTGGAGCTTGCCGTCGGAGAAGGTTCTTCTGGCCGGGCATTCGAAGCATTCCTTGTCAAGGTGCTTGAAAGCCTCGAAACAACGCCTTCCCTCAACCGCCCCGAAGCTTTCCTTGGCCCGCCTGTTGGCTCTCACCACCATGAGGTTCCGGTCCATTATGGTGATGTTGCAAGGCACCTGGTCGAAAAGAAGCTGGTGCTCATGCCTGATTCGCTCGGTCTCCGTGATGTTCGTCGAGATTTCCACCAGAAAGGCCACCTGGCCCGTATCGTCCCTGACAGGCAGCGTGTGCTTTATATATCGGGTGAGCTTTCCAAGCCTGTTGAAGCCCTCCTCCTCGTTGACCCGCGCCCTTCCGTCATCAAAGGCGAAGCTGCCTTTGCACATGGGGCACAGGGTGTCCCTGCCCTTGTAAACGGCGTAGCACTTGCGCGACTCCCAGCGACCGAACATGTCCGAAAAGGCCGTGTTGGCCCTGACCAGGTTGAAATCCCGGTCAATTACGGCAATGGCCATGGGCATATAATCGAACAGACTGTCCCTGAGCCAGTTGTCAAGGCCGGCAAGCGATGTGGGCATGGCGTGCACCTTAGGTTCCGAGAAGTTTTTTGATCAGATTTTTCAGTGCGTCTAGATTGAGGGGCTTTTCCAGAAAACCCTGGGGCGGGGGCAGGGAATCGTCCCCCGAAAGGCTTTCAAAGTCCGCCGAAAGCGCCTCCCTTGAAAGCGGCATCCCCGAAAAAAGCACGACCTTGGTGTCTTTCAGGCGCTCGTCAGCCCGAAGTTCGCGGTAAATAGATATGCCGCTCCGGCCCGGCATCATGATATCGAGAATTATCAGGTCTGGATTTATCGCGGCAATGGCCGAAAGGCCTGGCTCTTCGTTCCCCAAGGCCGCTGTCTCGTAACCCGCGTCTTCCAGGGCCGCCGCAAGATAGATGCGGATGTCCAGCTCATCGTCTATAATCAGAATTTTACTGGGCATTTGGCTTTACTGCGGTCCTTCCTGCGCTGTTTCCAAATGAACAGGGGGTTCCCCGTCAACGTCGTGGCATTTTAGCAGAAGCGGCAAATCTGCGCAACCCGGGTCTGCAAAATAAAAAAGTTGGTGTCTCATGTCTCAGATGTGTCTCACGAAAGATATTTTTCCGCCCTTGTGGCCGATATTCCATATAAATCCGAGTCTGATCCTGGCTTTTCCATCCTCCTTACCCGCCTTTTCCGAAAAGTGTCTTGAGACACATTCAGTTAACCCCGGCCTTCCCGCCGCTTTTGCATAAATTCAACAGACTGATATCATATCTAAAATTGTCGATGATTTACTTTTTTATTTTCTGGCACGGCCCTTGCGTTATAGATTGGAGTCTCATACTTACGGGAGTCTTCCATGCCCGATTCAAACCTCAAAAGAGTCATTGCCATTTGTTACCAGATGCTGGAGCTGGCCGACCACGGCGACCACGAACGCAACGACCCCGGAAGCGGCGTGGTTTACGGAGCGCTCCGTGACGCAGCCTACAAGGTGCGACGGCTTGCCGAAAAGGAACTGGAAGCTTCGCGGACAAAAAGCCGCAAGACGGAAAAGGTTTCAAAAACCCCCAACGAAGGTGAGTCCCATGAGCGAAAAGAAGAAAATCCTGGTGGTGGACGATGAAAAAGACATCCTGGCCTATCTCACGGCCCTGTTTCAGGACAACGGCTATGAGACCATAACCGCCTCAAACGGCGTGGAGGCCCTGGAAAAGGTCAAAAGCGAAATACCGGACCTTGTGACCCTGGACATGGCCATGCCCGAACAAAGCGGCGTGCGCACATACAGGGCCATGAAGGACGACCCGGCCTTGAAGGACATCCCCATAATCGTGGTCACCGGAGTGGGCGAGGAGATGGAGACCTACTTCACCAAGATGAAGTCTTTCGGAAAGCCCGCAGGTTTCATGCCCAAACCGGTGGTGCCCGAAGACCTTCTGAAAATGGCCAAAAACATTCTTGGTGACTGATCCCTCTACATTCCATAGGAGATAATTCAATGTCATTATTCCTGCACATCTTCGCCTATCTGGCCATCGCGGCCTTTGCCGGCGCGGTCGCCTTTCGAGTGAAAAAATACCTGGACCTTCCCCTGCATGTGCGCTGGGAACTCTATCCCGTGGCCCACGAGGGTAAAAAGGCCGAGTACGGCGGAAGCTACATGGAAGAGGTCGACTGGTGGAAAAAGCCCCGCCATAAGAACAAGATCGCCGAACTCACCACAATGGGCGAGGAAATCCTGCTTTTGAAGGGCGTGTGGGAGAAAAACCGGTCCCTCTGGTACGTGTCCTATCCCTTTCATCTTGGGCTCTATCTTGCGGCGGCCTTCGTGGGCCTTCTGGTGGTGGGCGCGATTGCCGGAAAATCCTTTATTGCCGCGCCCGTCCACGCGCTCACATCCTTCATCGGACCGCTTTCCTTCGTCCTCGTGCTTTTCGGCTCGGTGGGCCTTTTCCGCCGCCGCATGACGGACGAGGGCTTAAAGCCCTACAACGCTGCGGGACATTTCGTGAACCTGATCCTTTTCGCCGTCACCATGATAGTGGCCATTCTCACCTGGCTTCTCGTGGACACCGACTTTTCCAAGGCCAGGGCGCTAGTGGCCGATCTCGCCCTCTTCCGTTTCGACACCCTTTCCGGCCTTTTCGCGCTCCAGGTTTTCTGCGGGTTCTTCCTCCTGGCCTACATCCCCATGACCCACATGGCGCATTTTTTCATGAAGTACTTCATGTGGCACGACATCCGCTGGGGAGACGAACCCAACATCGACACTCCCGAAACCGACGCCAAAATCGGCGTAGTGCTCAATTACCCGGTCTCCTGGTCAGCCTCGCACATTGCCGGACACGGCCGCACCACCTGGGCAGAGGTGGCGACGTTCAACCCGGCCCTTGACGCGAAAGACGATCAGCAGCCGAAATAAGAGGCCTGCGCACCGGGCCTCATCAGGCTGCCGGAATCAACCGGAAAAACTTTTCGGAAGGACGATTACAATGAGCACCAAAAGGCAGATAAACATAAACGACATCGGAAAAGCCACGGACCAGTTCCGCCATCTCGATCCTTCGACTCTAATGAAAATCGAGGGATACGACGACAACGTCTGGACCCCCCTGAAGGCCGACGTGAAGGAGCGGTACGCCGCCATCCTGGACGACACCAGTATTCTTCCCATTCCCCGCCCCAAGACCAAGGAGGAGGAGGAGGCGCTTGTAAACAAGTTCATAGACGGCATGAGAAAGAGCTTCACCAAGGAAAACAACTGGACCTTCCTTGCCATGCTGGAAACTTCCATGGAGCACTGCGCCAAGTGCAACACCTGCTCCGAAGCCTGCCATCTCTACGAGGCCTCCGGCGAGGACGCCATGTACAGGCCGAATTTCAGGAGCGAGATATTCAGGCGCATCTACAAGAAGTACGTGAAAAAGGAACCCTTCGCCAAGTGGCGTCATGGCGACATCGATCTCAACTGGCGCACCGTTGCCCGCCTTGGGGAACTCGCCTACCGGTGCAACCTGTGCCGCCGCTGCGCCCAGACCTGCCCCATAGGCGTGGACAACGCCCTTCTGGCGCGTGAAATTAGGAAAATCTTCTCCCAGGAAATGGGCATCCAGTGCCCGGAACTGCACGAGAAAGGCTCCATGCTCCAGCTCAAGACCGGCTCATCCACCCAGA includes these proteins:
- a CDS encoding response regulator gives rise to the protein MPSKILIIDDELDIRIYLAAALEDAGYETAALGNEEPGLSAIAAINPDLIILDIMMPGRSGISIYRELRADERLKDTKVVLFSGMPLSREALSADFESLSGDDSLPPPQGFLEKPLNLDALKNLIKKLLGT
- a CDS encoding response regulator, coding for MSEKKKILVVDDEKDILAYLTALFQDNGYETITASNGVEALEKVKSEIPDLVTLDMAMPEQSGVRTYRAMKDDPALKDIPIIVVTGVGEEMETYFTKMKSFGKPAGFMPKPVVPEDLLKMAKNILGD
- a CDS encoding PAS domain-containing protein, producing the protein MPTSLAGLDNWLRDSLFDYMPMAIAVIDRDFNLVRANTAFSDMFGRWESRKCYAVYKGRDTLCPMCKGSFAFDDGRARVNEEEGFNRLGKLTRYIKHTLPVRDDTGQVAFLVEISTNITETERIRHEHQLLFDQVPCNITIMDRNLMVVRANRRAKESFGAVEGRRCFEAFKHLDKECFECPARRTFSDGKLHTAHSVVRNISGQKMDLLVTTVPLGLVTDNFEYVMEMGVDITQTLRLEDELTIAYTMMETMIATSIDGIIAVDHERVTIFNPAARGIFNVPDGRTVTRAELYAMFPEGFPDWVAKAPAYVYHPDVTVTTLDGEQVSVRLVGMRLEVGDRLLGLAFSVQDLRKVKQLEKEKLDAERLAAVGQTVAGLAHGVKNLITGLEGGMYMLTSGLKNGKADRLAQGLDMLTRNVERIALFVKEFLSFSKGRQIRVKEGDPAAVASEVVEMYATRARELGISLTHEADGGVKPANLDYEGMHECLTNLVGNAIDACRMSDKPQCGVTVKTFEQDGAIVYEVTDDGTGMDYEVKKKVFTNFFTTKGSGGTGLGLLMTKKIVTEHGGRIDLESEPGQGTTFRIILPRERLPEPPTPSE
- a CDS encoding respiratory nitrate reductase subunit gamma, with the protein product MSLFLHIFAYLAIAAFAGAVAFRVKKYLDLPLHVRWELYPVAHEGKKAEYGGSYMEEVDWWKKPRHKNKIAELTTMGEEILLLKGVWEKNRSLWYVSYPFHLGLYLAAAFVGLLVVGAIAGKSFIAAPVHALTSFIGPLSFVLVLFGSVGLFRRRMTDEGLKPYNAAGHFVNLILFAVTMIVAILTWLLVDTDFSKARALVADLALFRFDTLSGLFALQVFCGFFLLAYIPMTHMAHFFMKYFMWHDIRWGDEPNIDTPETDAKIGVVLNYPVSWSASHIAGHGRTTWAEVATFNPALDAKDDQQPK